A region of Helicoverpa zea isolate HzStark_Cry1AcR chromosome 16, ilHelZeax1.1, whole genome shotgun sequence DNA encodes the following proteins:
- the LOC124637861 gene encoding 4-hydroxyphenylpyruvate dioxygenase-like, whose protein sequence is MTKGKNQKRTEGKVLNFDHLVFWVANAKTASTYFITRLGFKPLAIREATESRPVQSYAVRSNQITIIFESPTSSGNEISKDITAHGDFVKDVAFEVQDLDELVRRAKEGGAEIVKGVTEEKDKHGAMRYAVLKTYGDNTHTLIDRTKYKGTLLPGYEPVADDVLNKSLPATNLMFIDHVEGNMADGTLEDSVAWYEKNLNMHRFWCVDYKHDLVPYSCINSASVINRDENVLLSMNEAAKGLRPTSKATEFVKALGTSGVEHIALYTDDIVATMRNLKARGADIISWPSTYYDLIREKLKHSSVKVNESIEALQEQNILIDFDERGYMLQAFTKHLQARPTVFIEILQRRNHRGFGAMNYKWVFEAIELLEKKEIKTDNTEEVKKNDAA, encoded by the exons ATGACGAAAGGAAAAAATCAGAAGCGGACTGAAGGCAAAGTTTTGAACTTTGATCATCTTGTGTTTTGGGTCGCCAATGCTAAAACT GCTTCTACATATTTCATAACGCGGCTTGGCTTCAAGCCGCTGGCAATACGAGAGGCGACAGAGAGCAGGCCAGTGCAATCATACGCTGTGAGATCTAATCAG attacaataatatttgagTCTCCCACATCATCTGGTAACGAGATATCCAAAGACATCACAGCTCATGGTGATTTCGTGAAGGATGTGGCTTTCGAGGTACAGGATCTAGACGAGCTCGTCCGAAGGGCCAAGGAGGGGGGCGCGGAGATAGTGAAGGGAGTCACAGAGGAGAAAGACAAGCATGGTGCTATGAGATATGCTGTGTTGAAGACG TATGGTGACAATACACACACTCTTATTGACCGAACCAAATATAAAGGAACATTATTGCCGGGATATGAACCGGTTGCTGACGATGTATTGAACAAATCACT acCTGCCACAAATCTGATGTTCATAGACCATGTTGAAGGAAATATGGCTGACGGAACACTTGAAGATTCAGTGGCTTGGTATGAAAAAAATCTCAATATGCACAG ATTTTGGTGTGTAGACTATAAACATGATCTAGTTCCATATTCCTGCATCAACTCTGCATCCGTCATCAACAGGGATGAAAATGTTCTC CTATCTATGAATGAAGCAGCGAAAGGCTTGAGACCTACCAGTAAAGCTACTGAATTTGTGAAGGCATTGGGAACGTCGGGAGTTGAACACATTGCTTTGTACACCGATGATATTGTTGCTACA ATGAGAAACCTTAAAGCCCGTGGTGCAGACATAATCTCCTGGCCGTCAACTTACTACGACTTAATCAGAGAGAAGCTCAAGCACAGCTCAGTCAAAGTCAACGAGAGCATCGAAGCGTTGCAGGAGCAGAACATTCTGATAGACTTCGATGAACGAGGGTATATGCTGCAAGCCTTTACGAAGCACTTGCAAGCAAGGCCTACTGTGTTCATTGAGATATTGCAGAGGAGGAATCATAGG GGCTTCGGCGCTATGAACTACAAATGGGTGTTCGAAGCCATTGAATTGTTGGAGAAGAAAGAAATCAAAACCGATAACACTGAAGAAGTGAAGAAGAATGATGCTGCTTAA
- the LOC124637685 gene encoding 4-hydroxyphenylpyruvate dioxygenase-like, producing the protein MTSYTDKGRKPEDGKFLAFDHLTYWVSNAKQAASYYVTRFGFEPLAYKGLETGSRKTVSYAVRMNKIVFVLQAQYEPEETDFANEVAYHGDFVKDVAFQVENLDFILEYARKQGAVVVRELWQEEDEYGIVRMATLKTYGDNTHTLVDRSQYRGAFLPGYQLLQSDPINKLLPKVEIKFIDHVVGNQPDGEMEQVASWYERCLQFHRFWSVDDKQVCTEYSALRSIVMANWEETIKMPINEPAAGKRKSQIQEYVEYHGGAGVQHIALNTEDIITAIENLRTRGVEFLSIPSKYYTLIRERLQHSKVRVAESIDTLERLNILIDYDDDGYLLQIFTKNTQDRPTLFLEVIQRRNHNGFGAGNFKTLFESIELEQDKRGNL; encoded by the exons ATG accTCATACACAGACAAGGGACGGAAACCCGAAGATGGGAAATTCCTTGCTTTCGACCACCTTACATACTGGGTGTCGAATGCTAAACAG gcAGCAAGCTATTATGTGACAAGATTCGGCTTCGAACCTCTGGCGTACAAAGGACTCGAGACTGGTTCTAGGAAAACCGTTTCGTATGCAGTCCGAATGAATAAG ATAGTCTTCGTCCTCCAAGCTCAGTACGAGCCTGAAGAAACCGACTTCGCGAACGAAGTAGCCTACCACGGGGACTTCGTAAAGGACGTGGCCTTCCAAGTGGAAAACCTGGACTTTATCCTGGAGTATGCGAGGAAACAGGGAGCGGTGGTCGTGAGGGAATTGTGGCAGGAGGAAGACGAGTATGGAATTGTCAGGATGGCTACTTTGAAGACG TACGGAGACAACACCCATACTTTAGTGGATAGATCACAGTACCGCGGGGCGTTCCTACCTGGATATCAGCTGTTACAAAGTGATCCTATTAACAAACTCCT GCCAAAAGTGGAGATCAAATTCATAGACCACGTGGTGGGGAACCAACCTGACGGCGAGATGGAGCAAGTTGCCTCCTGGTACGAACGCTGTCTGCAGTTCCACAG ATTCTGGTCAGTAGACGACAAACAGGTTTGCACTGAATATTCAGCGCTCCGGTCTATCGTGATGGCCAACTGGGAGGAGACAATCAAGATGCCGATCAACGAGCCCGCAGCCGGCAAGAGGAAGAGTCAGATTCAGGAGTACGTGGAGTACCATGGAGGAGCTGGAGTGCAGCACATTGCGCTTAATACTGAGGATATTATTACTGCT ATCGAGAATCTCCGAACTCGCGGCGTAGAATTCCTGTCTATACCTTCAAAGTACTACACACTGATTCGCGAGCGGTTACAACACAGCAAAGTTCGAGTGGCCGAGAGCATAGACACGCTAGAACGTCTCAACATACTCATAGACTATGATGACGATGGGTACCTGCTACAGATCTTTACCAAAAATACTCAGGATAGGCCTACTTTGTTCCTGGAAGTTATTCAAAGAAGAAATCATAAT GGTTTCGGCGCTGGAAACTTCAAAACTCTCTTCGAATCTATTGAATTGGAACAGGATAAACGGGGCAACTTATAA
- the LOC124637684 gene encoding translocation protein SEC62 produces the protein MADKRKTKKRKEEFGDVPESEKATSEEYAVAKWLKANVPTKKTKFLNHHVEYFTGTKAVDALLTSKWATGKNPVFTTRHEVTDYLHQMLLHKLFHRAKKVPVTEQELKGKSKKKELEKSSKSGDEKDGEKSQASACEGKDTKDTKEKEKKKRKIRLEMHMEQVFLDTLDAYVWIYDPKPWYYWLCGVLVVVGTITVCMFPLWPATVRKGVYYLSIAAAGFLVTIIGLTVLRVVVFCLVWMLTLSRHHLWLLPNLTEDVGFFASFWPLYKYEYRPGTDSEKSSKNKKKRKKDKQSDDEGEKTPLLEEKSGGDASVPAERTSEVPVDTKSEQEPSTPPADKQSESESENSQRSSTDRDFEIVEPADLEQADLEPADLEPDKDERA, from the exons atggcAGACAAAAGGAAAACTAAAAAACGTAAAGAG GAGTTTGGAGATGTGCCCGAGTCGGAGAAGGCCACCAGCGAGGAGTACGCAGTGGCCAAGTGGCTAAAGGCTAACGTGCCCACAAAGAAGACCAAGTTCTTAAACCACCATGTGGAATATTTTACTG GCACAAAAGCAGTGGATGCACTGTTGACGTCAAAATGGGCGACCGGCAAGAACCCGGTGTTCACGACCAGGCATGAAGTGACGGACTACCTACATCAAATGCTATTACACAAACTGTTTCACAGAGCTAAAAAG GTTCCTGTGACCGAACAAGAGTTGAAAGGGAAATCTAAGAAAAAGGAGTTAGAGAAATCAAGTAAAAGTGGCGACGAAAAAGATGGAGAGAAGAGTCAGGCCAGCGCCTGTGAGGGAAAG GACACAAAAGACACAAAAGAAAAAGAGAAGAAGAAACGTAAGATTCGCCTCGAAATGCACATGGAGCAAGTATTCCTGGACACGCTGGACGCGTACGTGTGGATCTACGACCCCAAGCCGTGGTACTACTGGCTCTGCGGCGTCCTCGTCGTGGTCGGCACCATCACCGTCTGCATGTTCCCGCTGTGGCCCGCTACTGTCAG AAAAGGCGTATACTACCTGAGTATCGCAGCTGCCGGCTTCCTCGTCACCATCATCGGTCTGACGGTGCTGCGGGTGGTGGTGTTCTGCCTCGTGTGGATGCTGACGCTGTCCAGGCACCATCTGTGGCTGCTGCCCAACCTGACCGAGGATGTCGGCTTCTTCGCATCCTTCTGGCCGCTTTATAAA TACGAATACCGCCCCGGTACCGACTCAGAGAAGTCTTCTAAGAACAAGAAGAAACGTAAGAAAGACAAGCAATCGGACGACGAAGGCGAGAAGACGCCGCTGCTTGAGGAGAAGTCGGGGGGAGACGCTAGTGTGCCGGCAGAACGGACTAGTGAAGTTCCTGTTGATACTAA ATCCGAACAAGAACCATCAACGCCCCCCGCCGACAAGCAATCGGAATCCGAATCCGAGAACAGTCAGCGCTCGTCCACCGACCGCGACTTCGAGATCGTCGAACCGGCCGACCTTGAACAAGCTGACCTTGAACCAGCTGACCTTGAACCCGATAAAGACGAGCGCGCGTAA